A genomic window from Flavobacterium johnsoniae includes:
- the gldB gene encoding gliding motility lipoprotein GldB, with the protein MKIYRFAVVLCLFFLSCNQKSKVEKAVEEIPVDIKVERFDKVFFETKPQDLAQVKKQYPFFFPAGNDDNVWLQKMNDPIWKEVYDEVQKKYSNFEPVHKEFDALFQHVKYYFPKTKIPKVITVIGEMDYNAKAIYADSLVIVALELYLGKEHKFYEFPNYLKQNFEERQIMPDVVSSFSYRNIPDSPDRSLVAQMVFEGKQLYAKDLLLPDYTDAEKMGYTPEQIKWCEENEAYIWRYFIENEMLYSDDPKLRTRFMTPAPFSKFFLEIDNDSPGRIGAWIGWQMVRSYMKNNSEVSLAELFKTDAKEIFEKSKYKPKK; encoded by the coding sequence ATGAAAATTTATCGCTTTGCAGTGGTTCTATGCCTGTTTTTTTTGTCCTGCAACCAAAAAAGTAAGGTCGAAAAAGCAGTAGAAGAAATCCCTGTTGATATTAAAGTAGAGCGTTTTGATAAGGTGTTTTTTGAAACGAAACCTCAAGACCTCGCACAGGTAAAAAAACAATATCCGTTCTTTTTTCCTGCGGGTAATGATGATAACGTCTGGTTGCAAAAAATGAACGATCCGATTTGGAAAGAAGTTTATGATGAAGTACAGAAAAAGTACAGTAATTTTGAGCCTGTTCACAAAGAATTTGATGCGCTTTTTCAGCACGTAAAATATTATTTTCCTAAAACTAAAATTCCAAAGGTAATTACCGTAATTGGAGAAATGGATTATAATGCAAAAGCAATTTACGCAGACAGTCTTGTTATTGTGGCTCTGGAATTGTATTTAGGAAAAGAACATAAGTTTTATGAATTTCCTAATTATCTAAAACAGAATTTCGAAGAAAGACAAATTATGCCAGACGTGGTTTCTAGTTTTTCTTATCGTAATATTCCAGATTCTCCAGATAGGAGTCTGGTGGCGCAAATGGTTTTTGAAGGAAAACAGCTTTATGCTAAAGATTTATTGCTTCCAGATTACACCGATGCAGAAAAAATGGGCTACACGCCTGAGCAAATAAAATGGTGTGAAGAAAATGAAGCTTACATCTGGAGGTATTTTATAGAAAATGAAATGCTTTACAGCGATGATCCTAAATTGAGAACTCGATTTATGACTCCTGCACCTTTTTCCAAATTCTTTTTAGAAATTGACAACGATTCTCCTGGCCGAATTGGAGCTTGGATTGGCTGGCAGATGGTACGTTCTTACATGAAAAATAATAGTGAAGTTTCTTTAGCAGAATTATTTAAAACAGATGCAAAAGAAATATTCGAAAAATCAAAATATAAACCTAAGAAATAA
- a CDS encoding RNA polymerase sigma factor, whose product MKIIQLHQEETKIIKLAVENNRQAQQQIYSKFSSKMLSVCRQYIKDIQLAEDVMITAFMKVFTNLKNFEHKGSFEGWIRRIMVNECISYLRVQKKVKFAEDEFFVEESFNEIDSQFTVEQIQYLIDALPDGYKMVFNLYAIEGYKHNEIAKMLGINEGTSKSQLSHARKMLQTQITILKKQDNGTE is encoded by the coding sequence ATGAAAATTATTCAGTTACATCAAGAAGAAACCAAAATCATAAAGTTGGCTGTCGAAAATAATCGTCAGGCACAGCAGCAGATTTATAGTAAGTTTTCTTCAAAAATGTTGAGTGTGTGTCGTCAATATATAAAAGACATTCAATTGGCAGAAGATGTAATGATAACCGCTTTCATGAAAGTGTTTACAAATTTGAAAAACTTCGAGCACAAAGGAAGTTTTGAAGGCTGGATCCGCCGAATTATGGTTAACGAATGCATTTCGTATTTACGAGTTCAGAAAAAAGTAAAATTTGCCGAAGATGAATTTTTTGTTGAAGAAAGCTTCAATGAAATCGATAGTCAATTTACAGTAGAACAAATTCAGTATTTAATTGATGCTTTGCCAGATGGCTACAAAATGGTTTTCAATTTATACGCCATTGAAGGTTACAAACACAATGAAATTGCCAAGATGTTAGGAATTAATGAAGGAACATCAAAATCGCAATTATCGCACGCTAGAAAAATGCTGCAAACACAAATTACTATTTTAAAAAAACAAGATAATGGAACCGAATAA
- a CDS encoding response regulator transcription factor, which produces MIKVCLADNHPVTHFGVKSYFKDHDQISIVANVGNFSMVRDILQTKEIDILILDLELEGLSSIFEIKSILKNFPKTKIVIFSDLAEQMYAPNAIKAGVSGYVHKTEKLETLGHSIIKVHEGKIIINETVRKNMALIAKQSKSERLYRKLSNREIEVLRYLSDGKKNNEISKILNLNEKTISTYKLRLLTKLNVTNLVDLVNKAKTLEII; this is translated from the coding sequence ATGATTAAAGTATGTCTAGCAGACAATCATCCTGTTACGCACTTTGGCGTTAAGTCTTATTTCAAAGACCACGATCAAATTTCAATTGTTGCCAACGTAGGCAATTTTTCAATGGTTAGAGATATTCTTCAAACGAAGGAAATCGACATTCTAATCTTAGATTTAGAGTTAGAAGGTCTTTCAAGTATCTTTGAGATCAAATCTATCTTGAAAAATTTCCCAAAAACAAAAATTGTTATTTTCAGTGATCTTGCTGAGCAAATGTACGCTCCAAACGCAATTAAAGCAGGAGTTTCTGGGTATGTACACAAAACAGAAAAACTTGAAACATTAGGTCATTCTATTATTAAAGTACACGAAGGAAAAATTATCATCAACGAAACAGTACGCAAAAACATGGCACTTATTGCGAAACAAAGCAAAAGCGAGCGTCTGTACAGAAAACTTTCTAACCGTGAAATCGAGGTTTTACGTTATTTAAGTGATGGTAAGAAAAACAATGAAATCTCTAAAATCTTAAATCTGAACGAAAAAACGATCAGTACTTACAAACTGAGATTATTAACTAAATTGAATGTTACTAATTTAGTAGACTTGGTTAACAAAGCGAAGACTTTAGAAATTATTTAA
- the nadE gene encoding NAD(+) synthase, with protein sequence MAKKSTIQTEKVNTHIVEWLKNYANNAKVNGFVIGISGGVDSAVTSTLCAQTGLKVLCVEMPIHQAESQVNRAKEHISQLKNRFPNVSEVQTDLTAVFESFKSAVPKTDDEAKVNLALANTRARIRMTSLYYLAGIHGLLVAGTGNKVEDFGVGFYTKYGDGGVDLSPIADLMKSDVYALGEFLQIPQSILTAAPTDGLFGDNRTDEDQLGASYDELEWAMLAAESGNTAADFEEREKSVFEIYKRLNTSNKHKMDPIPVCLIPKTLK encoded by the coding sequence ATGGCTAAAAAAAGCACAATTCAGACAGAAAAAGTAAATACGCATATTGTAGAGTGGTTAAAAAATTACGCTAACAATGCAAAAGTAAACGGTTTTGTAATAGGAATCTCCGGAGGTGTAGATTCTGCAGTAACTTCAACTTTATGCGCGCAGACAGGACTGAAAGTTTTATGTGTAGAAATGCCTATTCATCAGGCAGAAAGTCAAGTAAATAGAGCAAAAGAACATATTTCGCAATTAAAGAATCGTTTCCCAAATGTTTCTGAAGTTCAAACAGATTTAACTGCCGTTTTCGAATCTTTTAAAAGCGCTGTTCCAAAAACAGACGACGAAGCGAAAGTAAATTTAGCCTTAGCAAATACTCGGGCACGTATCAGAATGACATCTTTATATTATTTAGCTGGAATTCACGGTTTATTGGTTGCCGGAACTGGAAACAAAGTCGAAGATTTTGGTGTAGGTTTTTATACAAAATATGGAGACGGCGGTGTCGATTTGAGTCCGATTGCAGATTTAATGAAATCTGACGTTTATGCTTTAGGAGAATTTTTGCAAATTCCACAATCAATTTTAACAGCTGCACCAACAGATGGATTATTTGGAGATAATCGTACAGATGAAGATCAATTAGGAGCAAGTTACGACGAATTAGAATGGGCAATGTTGGCCGCGGAGTCAGGAAATACGGCAGCTGACTTCGAAGAGAGAGAAAAATCTGTCTTCGAAATTTATAAACGATTAAACACCAGCAACAAGCATAAAATGGATCCAATTCCGGTTTGTTTAATACCAAAAACGTTAAAATAA
- a CDS encoding polyprenyl synthetase family protein codes for MNITSQIKQPIFNEMELFEKKFHESMTSKVALLNRITYYIVNRKGKQMRPMFVFLTAKMVSGGTVNERTYRGASVIELIHTATLVHDDVVDDSNRRRGFFSINALWKNKIAVLVGDYLLSKGLLLSIDNGDFDLLRIISVAVREMSEGELLQIEKARRLDITEDVYYEIIRKKTATLIAACCALGAKAVIEDDIQVENMRKFGELIGMAFQIKDDLFDYSEEAIGKPTGIDIKEQKMTLPLIHVLNTCTPQEKKWLINSIKNHNKDKKRVKEVIAFVKNNNGLAYAENKMVEFQQEALSLLQNFEDSEFKDALILMVNYVIERKK; via the coding sequence ATGAATATTACGTCTCAAATAAAGCAACCTATTTTTAACGAAATGGAACTTTTCGAAAAAAAGTTCCATGAATCGATGACTTCAAAGGTTGCATTACTAAACAGAATCACTTATTATATCGTAAACCGAAAGGGAAAACAGATGCGTCCGATGTTTGTTTTTCTGACTGCAAAAATGGTTTCTGGTGGTACTGTAAACGAAAGAACGTATCGTGGAGCTTCGGTAATTGAATTGATTCACACGGCAACTTTAGTTCATGATGACGTAGTTGACGATAGTAATCGCCGCCGCGGATTTTTCTCAATCAACGCACTTTGGAAAAATAAAATTGCCGTTTTGGTTGGAGATTATTTACTTTCAAAAGGTTTATTGCTTTCTATAGATAATGGCGATTTCGATTTATTGAGAATCATTTCTGTAGCAGTTCGCGAAATGAGCGAAGGAGAATTGCTTCAAATAGAAAAAGCAAGAAGACTTGACATTACAGAAGACGTTTATTACGAAATCATCAGAAAGAAAACCGCAACACTTATTGCAGCTTGCTGTGCGCTTGGCGCGAAAGCCGTAATCGAAGACGATATTCAGGTTGAAAATATGCGCAAATTCGGCGAGTTGATCGGAATGGCATTTCAAATTAAAGACGATTTATTTGATTACAGCGAAGAAGCCATCGGAAAACCAACAGGAATAGATATTAAAGAGCAAAAAATGACTTTGCCTTTAATTCACGTTTTAAATACTTGTACTCCGCAAGAAAAAAAGTGGTTGATAAACTCCATCAAAAACCACAACAAAGACAAAAAACGCGTAAAAGAAGTAATTGCCTTTGTAAAAAATAATAATGGTTTGGCTTACGCCGAAAACAAAATGGTCGAATTTCAGCAAGAAGCACTTTCTTTACTTCAAAACTTCGAAGATTCTGAGTTTAAAGACGCTTTGATTTTGATGGTGAATTATGTGATTGAAAGGAAGAAATAA
- a CDS encoding YceI family protein: MKKIKSILLMAIFTTASLQINAQRTYNVTTNSTFEVAGTSTVHDWVMKSTEGTGTANLTIKDSKLIGINSLNISLLAESLKSYKTSMDKVAYEALDTENHQSIEYTLKSAVKVDETTWNLTGIYTIAGVSKEFATQVRITFSNGTLTLQGSNQITFGDFEMTPPKAALGVVKAGKDLTVIFNIILS; encoded by the coding sequence ATGAAAAAAATTAAATCAATCCTATTAATGGCAATTTTTACAACCGCTTCTTTACAGATAAATGCCCAAAGAACTTACAATGTAACTACAAATTCCACTTTTGAAGTAGCCGGAACTTCTACAGTTCACGATTGGGTAATGAAATCTACAGAAGGAACAGGCACAGCGAATCTGACCATAAAAGATTCTAAACTAATTGGAATTAACAGCTTAAACATTTCATTATTGGCAGAAAGCTTAAAAAGCTATAAAACAAGTATGGACAAAGTAGCGTATGAAGCCCTTGACACTGAAAATCATCAAAGTATTGAATACACTTTAAAATCTGCGGTAAAAGTAGACGAAACAACTTGGAACTTAACTGGAATCTATACTATTGCTGGCGTAAGTAAAGAATTTGCAACTCAAGTAAGAATAACATTCTCTAATGGAACTTTGACTTTACAAGGGTCTAACCAAATCACGTTTGGCGATTTCGAAATGACTCCTCCAAAAGCTGCTCTCGGCGTTGTAAAAGCTGGAAAAGATTTGACTGTAATCTTCAACATTATTTTAAGCTAA
- the rlmN gene encoding 23S rRNA (adenine(2503)-C(2))-methyltransferase RlmN, whose protein sequence is MQMEKKDIRALSKDQLRDFFIENGDKAFRGNQVYEWLWSKGAHSFEDMTNVAKSTRSMLENSFVINHIKVDTMQKSSDGTVKNAVRLHDGLVVESVLIPTDTRTTACVSSQVGCSLDCNFCATARLKRMRNLEPGEIYDQVLAIDKESRLYYNHPLSNIVFMGMGEPLMNYNNVIKAIDMITSEEGLGMSPKRIMVSTSGIPKMIKKMADDDVKFKLAVSLHSAIDETRARIMPFSKNFPLKDLREALEYWYRKTKSKISYEYVVWKGINDDKASVDALVKFCKYVPCKVNLIEYNPIDDGEFQQASEESIMAYIKALENIGVVVKVRRSRGKDIDAACGQLANKEAE, encoded by the coding sequence ATGCAAATGGAGAAAAAAGACATACGCGCCTTATCAAAAGATCAGCTTCGCGATTTTTTTATTGAAAATGGAGATAAAGCTTTTCGCGGAAATCAGGTTTATGAATGGTTGTGGAGCAAAGGAGCTCACAGTTTTGAGGATATGACAAACGTAGCAAAATCTACGAGATCAATGCTTGAAAACAGTTTTGTAATCAATCATATTAAGGTTGATACGATGCAGAAAAGCAGCGACGGAACTGTAAAAAATGCCGTTCGACTTCATGACGGACTTGTGGTTGAATCAGTTTTAATTCCAACTGATACACGAACGACAGCTTGTGTTTCTAGTCAGGTTGGATGCAGTTTAGATTGTAATTTCTGCGCGACTGCAAGATTAAAAAGAATGCGTAATCTAGAACCAGGCGAAATCTACGATCAGGTTTTAGCTATCGATAAAGAAAGTCGTTTGTATTACAATCATCCACTTTCTAATATTGTTTTTATGGGAATGGGAGAACCTTTAATGAATTATAACAACGTCATTAAAGCGATCGATATGATTACTTCGGAAGAAGGTTTAGGAATGTCTCCAAAAAGAATTATGGTTTCTACTTCTGGAATTCCGAAAATGATTAAGAAAATGGCAGATGATGATGTGAAGTTTAAACTTGCCGTTTCTTTACATTCTGCAATTGATGAAACTCGTGCTCGAATCATGCCTTTCAGTAAAAATTTCCCTTTAAAAGATTTACGAGAAGCATTAGAATATTGGTACAGAAAAACAAAAAGCAAAATTTCATACGAATATGTAGTTTGGAAAGGAATCAATGATGATAAAGCTTCAGTCGATGCTTTGGTAAAATTCTGTAAATATGTTCCATGCAAAGTCAATTTGATTGAATATAATCCAATTGATGACGGAGAATTCCAGCAAGCTTCAGAAGAATCAATAATGGCTTATATAAAAGCTTTAGAAAATATTGGAGTAGTGGTAAAAGTGAGAAGAAGCCGAGGAAAAGATATCGACGCAGCTTGCGGACAACTGGCAAATAAAGAAGCAGAATAA
- the yihA gene encoding ribosome biogenesis GTP-binding protein YihA/YsxC: MKINTAEFIISNSDASKCPTEFLPEYAFIGRSNVGKSSLINMLTNNKNLAKTSSRPGKTQLINHFKINNNWFLVDLPGYGYAKVSKKTKSVFQQFITDYFENREQLVCAFVLIDIRHEAQKIDIEFMSYMGESEIPFCIIFTKADKISRTKIDSHIAAYKKQMYANNWAEMPQYFVTSSTELTGKEQVLSYIDEVNQEVFKNNSGF, from the coding sequence ATGAAAATTAATACCGCCGAATTTATTATCAGTAATTCTGATGCTTCAAAATGCCCGACTGAATTCTTGCCGGAATATGCATTTATAGGCCGATCTAATGTTGGTAAATCATCTTTGATTAATATGCTTACCAACAATAAAAATTTAGCAAAAACCTCTAGCAGACCTGGAAAAACACAATTAATCAACCATTTTAAAATCAATAATAATTGGTTTTTGGTCGATTTGCCTGGTTATGGTTATGCGAAAGTTTCTAAGAAAACAAAATCTGTTTTTCAGCAATTTATTACTGATTATTTTGAAAATAGAGAACAATTAGTTTGTGCTTTTGTTTTAATTGATATTCGTCATGAAGCTCAAAAAATAGACATTGAATTTATGTCTTATATGGGAGAAAGCGAAATTCCGTTTTGCATTATTTTTACAAAAGCTGACAAGATTAGCAGAACAAAAATTGACTCTCATATTGCAGCTTACAAAAAACAAATGTACGCTAATAATTGGGCTGAAATGCCTCAATATTTCGTAACCTCATCTACAGAATTAACCGGAAAAGAACAAGTTCTATCTTATATTGACGAAGTAAATCAGGAAGTATTTAAAAATAATTCAGGTTTTTAA
- a CDS encoding alpha/beta fold hydrolase, with the protein MDKHYKKEGKYSYFEAGEGTPIVILHGLMGGLSNFDGVAQYFPTKGYKVVIPDLPIYTQSILKTNVKSFAKYVKDFITFKGFDKVILLGNSLGGHIALYHTKLYPEKVAGLVITGSSGLYESAMGDSYPRRGDYEYIKKKAEDVFYDPKIATPELIDEVYATANDRIKLIKTLTIAKSAIRHNMAKDLPKMNVETCIIWGKNDSVTPPNVAEEFDKLLPNSTLYWIDKCGHAAMMEHPDEFNEILEKWLTEQKL; encoded by the coding sequence ATGGACAAACACTATAAAAAAGAAGGCAAATACAGCTATTTTGAAGCTGGAGAAGGAACTCCAATTGTTATTCTGCATGGATTAATGGGAGGTCTTAGTAACTTTGATGGTGTAGCACAATATTTCCCGACAAAAGGATATAAAGTTGTTATTCCTGATTTGCCAATATACACGCAAAGCATTTTAAAAACGAACGTAAAAAGTTTCGCAAAATACGTAAAAGACTTTATCACTTTTAAAGGTTTTGACAAAGTAATTCTTTTAGGAAATTCTCTTGGAGGACATATCGCTTTGTATCACACAAAACTTTATCCTGAGAAAGTTGCCGGACTTGTAATAACCGGAAGCTCTGGACTTTACGAAAGTGCAATGGGAGATAGTTACCCAAGAAGAGGCGATTACGAATACATCAAAAAGAAAGCTGAAGATGTATTTTACGATCCTAAAATCGCTACTCCTGAATTGATTGATGAAGTTTATGCAACAGCAAATGACCGAATAAAATTAATCAAAACTTTGACGATTGCTAAGAGCGCAATTCGTCATAATATGGCCAAAGATTTACCAAAAATGAATGTAGAAACCTGCATTATTTGGGGTAAAAATGACTCTGTAACACCGCCAAATGTTGCCGAAGAATTTGATAAATTATTACCGAATTCTACTTTGTACTGGATTGACAAATGCGGACATGCTGCAATGATGGAACATCCAGATGAATTTAATGAAATTCTGGAAAAATGGCTTACTGAGCAGAAATTATAG
- a CDS encoding YceI family protein — MKTRFSILIMGLAIFFFLGSAKPTFLPEDTAVVINKIKIEITGLSTVGKYNCSNTFNIKDTVYVNCTKKNTFNTDIKMSNFDCGNKIMTKDLQGTVKVKKFPNSTVSITDIKKDGKNYKCRLNFYITDKTLKYKDFTLYNSDEKIQGTLNLKFSDIELEAPVKMAGLIKVKDDIIINFSLYKN; from the coding sequence ATGAAAACGAGATTTTCAATATTAATTATGGGTTTAGCAATTTTCTTTTTCTTAGGAAGTGCTAAACCCACTTTTTTACCAGAAGATACGGCTGTGGTAATAAATAAAATTAAAATAGAAATCACAGGACTATCTACAGTTGGTAAATACAATTGCTCTAACACCTTTAATATAAAGGACACGGTTTATGTAAATTGTACTAAAAAGAACACTTTCAATACCGACATTAAAATGTCAAATTTTGATTGTGGCAACAAAATAATGACAAAGGATTTGCAAGGAACTGTAAAGGTGAAAAAATTTCCAAACAGTACAGTAAGCATTACCGATATTAAAAAAGACGGCAAAAATTACAAATGCAGACTCAACTTTTACATTACAGACAAAACACTGAAATACAAAGATTTTACCTTATACAATTCTGATGAAAAAATTCAAGGAACTTTAAATTTAAAATTCTCCGATATTGAATTAGAAGCTCCAGTAAAAATGGCTGGACTTATAAAAGTAAAAGATGATATTATTATAAATTTCAGTTTATATAAAAATTAA
- a CDS encoding YceI family protein: MKTNTLKFLAVVTAFLGITTIATAQKSYTLDKSTFSVAGTSTLHDWEMKSASGTGTASLNIANGKLTDIEALTINLPAETVKSEKKSMDKVAYETLKTDKNKNIKYVLKSAEKVNETTWELTGTYTIAGVSKVYKTTAKTALTKDGLNLQGSNKITFTDFGMKSPTAMLGTIKTGQDLTIKFNLNFNL, from the coding sequence ATGAAAACAAATACCTTAAAATTTTTAGCCGTTGTTACTGCATTTTTAGGAATAACTACAATTGCTACAGCACAAAAATCATACACTTTAGACAAATCTACTTTTTCTGTTGCTGGAACCTCAACACTACATGACTGGGAAATGAAATCGGCTTCTGGAACTGGAACTGCTTCGTTAAATATTGCTAACGGAAAACTAACAGATATCGAAGCATTGACAATAAATCTTCCAGCTGAAACTGTAAAAAGCGAGAAAAAAAGCATGGACAAAGTAGCTTACGAAACTTTAAAAACAGATAAAAACAAAAACATAAAATACGTCTTAAAATCTGCCGAAAAAGTAAACGAAACAACTTGGGAACTTACAGGAACTTATACGATTGCTGGTGTTAGCAAAGTATACAAAACAACTGCAAAAACAGCCCTTACAAAAGATGGTTTAAATCTGCAAGGTTCAAATAAAATAACTTTTACAGATTTCGGAATGAAATCGCCAACTGCAATGCTTGGCACCATTAAAACAGGACAAGACCTAACCATAAAATTTAATTTAAACTTTAATTTATAA
- the gldC gene encoding gliding motility protein GldC yields MANINSEIKFNIELDENRVPEKLTWSAQDGGVQAEEAKAIMLSIWDSKAKETMRIDLWTKDMPVDEMKIFFHQTLVAMADTFKRATDDEKMSDTMKDFCDYFAEKLELTK; encoded by the coding sequence ATGGCAAATATAAACTCAGAGATTAAATTCAATATAGAATTAGATGAAAACCGTGTTCCAGAAAAATTAACATGGAGTGCACAAGATGGCGGTGTTCAGGCAGAAGAAGCAAAGGCAATTATGTTGTCTATTTGGGACAGTAAAGCGAAAGAAACAATGCGTATCGATTTATGGACAAAAGATATGCCTGTAGACGAAATGAAAATTTTCTTCCACCAAACTTTAGTAGCAATGGCAGATACTTTTAAACGTGCAACAGACGACGAAAAAATGTCTGATACTATGAAAGATTTCTGTGACTACTTCGCAGAAAAATTAGAGCTTACAAAGTAA
- the dnaG gene encoding DNA primase, whose protein sequence is MISQNTIDSVFETARVEEVIGDFVNLKRAGSNFKGLSPFSDERSPSFMVSPAKGIWKDFSTGKGGNSVKFLMEHSQFTYPEAIRYLAKKYNIEIEETEQSEAEKANTDIRESMYLVSEFAARYFQDVLVNSEEGKAIGLSYFKERGFTNETIKKFNLGYSPETWDALTKEALGKGYKLEFLESTGLTIAREDRPFDRFKGRVMFPIQSMSGRVLGFGGRILTNDKKAAKYLNSPESDIYHKSKVLYGIYHAKQSIAKQNNCYLVEGYTDVIQFSQAGIENVVASSGTALTPDQIRLINRLTRNITVLFDGDAAGLRASIRGIDLILEEGMNVRVCSFPDGEDPDSFARKNSHDDLVSYLENNSKDFIQFKASILMGEAKNDPIKKADLIRDMVTSISKIPDRIQREVYIQECARIMEISEQVLVSTLAQLIQKDIAEANKKQKQEQKPFEVHRNQPPQAGTFSGGDPEDPRTGPPDDYPGDPGYYPQEQTQKVDILYGFERKVIEILLLYGNVVENFEDVFLKADEEGNVKEVSEKREYKVFQKIYLSLQEDEVQLSNILFQNIYNNIIDFYNQNETFSLDKYLMHLEPEFAQEVTNILMEDERLTIHNWEGQNIFPKHKSETIEQNVSDTIFSMRWYLVSGIIAELKNSLMTDPQEDNSEVLSMVIDYSKLLNNFSKKLGRVVVPYH, encoded by the coding sequence TTGATTTCACAAAATACCATAGATTCTGTTTTTGAAACTGCTCGAGTAGAGGAGGTTATTGGCGATTTCGTGAATTTAAAACGTGCAGGAAGTAATTTTAAAGGTCTGAGTCCGTTTTCAGATGAGCGTTCTCCTTCGTTTATGGTTTCGCCCGCAAAAGGAATATGGAAGGATTTTAGTACGGGAAAAGGCGGAAATTCTGTGAAATTCTTAATGGAGCATTCTCAATTTACCTATCCAGAAGCTATTCGGTATTTAGCCAAAAAATACAATATCGAAATCGAAGAAACCGAACAATCTGAAGCAGAAAAAGCAAATACAGATATTCGAGAAAGTATGTATCTGGTTTCTGAATTTGCAGCCAGATATTTTCAGGATGTTTTGGTAAATTCTGAAGAAGGAAAAGCAATTGGTTTGTCTTATTTTAAAGAAAGAGGATTTACAAACGAAACCATCAAAAAATTTAATTTAGGATATTCTCCAGAAACTTGGGATGCTTTGACGAAAGAAGCCTTAGGAAAAGGATATAAATTAGAATTTTTAGAAAGCACAGGTTTAACCATTGCAAGAGAAGATCGTCCGTTTGACCGATTTAAAGGACGTGTGATGTTTCCAATTCAAAGTATGTCAGGCCGTGTTTTAGGTTTTGGAGGACGTATTTTAACCAATGATAAAAAAGCAGCAAAATACCTGAATTCGCCAGAAAGTGATATTTACCATAAAAGTAAAGTCCTTTACGGAATTTATCATGCCAAACAATCTATTGCCAAACAAAACAATTGTTATTTGGTTGAAGGTTATACAGATGTTATTCAGTTCAGTCAAGCCGGAATCGAAAATGTTGTGGCTTCGTCTGGAACAGCTTTAACGCCAGATCAGATTCGTTTAATAAATCGTCTAACAAGAAATATTACTGTTCTTTTTGATGGAGATGCGGCTGGTTTGCGAGCTTCTATTCGTGGAATCGATTTAATTCTGGAAGAAGGAATGAACGTAAGAGTTTGTTCTTTTCCTGACGGAGAAGATCCAGACAGTTTTGCGCGAAAAAATTCTCATGATGATTTAGTTTCTTATTTAGAAAATAACAGTAAAGACTTTATACAGTTTAAAGCTTCGATTTTAATGGGCGAAGCGAAAAACGATCCGATTAAAAAAGCCGACTTGATTCGCGACATGGTTACGAGTATTTCTAAAATACCAGATCGTATTCAACGCGAAGTTTATATTCAGGAATGTGCTCGAATTATGGAAATTTCAGAGCAGGTTTTGGTGAGTACTTTGGCGCAATTAATTCAGAAAGATATTGCTGAAGCAAATAAAAAACAGAAACAAGAACAAAAACCTTTTGAGGTTCATAGAAATCAGCCTCCGCAAGCAGGTACATTTTCTGGAGGAGATCCAGAAGATCCGAGAACGGGGCCGCCAGATGATTATCCTGGAGATCCTGGATATTATCCGCAAGAACAAACTCAAAAAGTTGATATTCTATATGGTTTTGAAAGAAAAGTTATAGAGATTCTTCTTTTGTACGGAAATGTTGTTGAAAATTTTGAGGACGTTTTTCTAAAAGCCGACGAAGAAGGAAACGTAAAAGAAGTTTCTGAAAAAAGAGAATATAAAGTATTCCAAAAAATATATTTAAGTCTGCAAGAAGATGAGGTTCAATTATCGAATATCTTATTTCAGAATATCTATAATAATATTATTGACTTTTATAATCAAAACGAAACTTTTAGTTTAGATAAATATTTAATGCATCTTGAGCCTGAATTTGCTCAGGAAGTAACCAATATTTTAATGGAAGATGAAAGATTGACCATTCATAATTGGGAAGGACAGAATATTTTTCCAAAACACAAAAGCGAAACAATAGAACAGAATGTTTCTGATACTATTTTTTCGATGAGATGGTATTTGGTTTCAGGAATTATTGCAGAATTAAAAAATTCTCTGATGACTGATCCGCAAGAAGATAATTCGGAAGTTTTGAGTATGGTTATAGATTATTCAAAATTGCTGAATAATTTTTCGAAAAAGTTAGGACGAGTAGTTGTCCCGTATCACTAA